A genomic region of Anaerolineae bacterium contains the following coding sequences:
- the gmk gene encoding guanylate kinase produces the protein MIDDAPRRGLIFVLVGPSAVGKNAIMQDALKQVGNLRQLPTATTREKRHTEQEGREHFFQTEDSFVKLIEENALLEWQWVHGHRYGMLRQTVEDAIADTTDHVADIDVLGAAILKHRYPENSVLVFVCPPDARVLEQRIRDRAEETEEEISRRLQRVPFEMKFAAMCDYLIVNDSLSQAVDEFIGIIRAERSRRNAHSTRVTALFCHRDQALVRAGTETELPNTHILRNEKAETALSRLAASVGIAAYQIARQPQAPSDGLAPSHYVVCRQDTTAQVNLIFSCTVLDPVGSPPTGWEWKPLSTLNPDTFCR, from the coding sequence ATGATCGATGACGCCCCGCGCCGTGGGCTGATCTTCGTCCTTGTTGGCCCCTCTGCAGTCGGCAAGAACGCCATTATGCAGGATGCGCTGAAGCAGGTAGGCAACCTCAGGCAGCTCCCTACCGCAACGACCCGCGAAAAGCGCCATACCGAGCAGGAAGGCCGGGAGCATTTCTTTCAAACCGAAGACAGCTTCGTGAAGCTGATCGAGGAGAACGCCCTGCTTGAGTGGCAATGGGTCCACGGCCACCGCTATGGTATGCTTCGCCAGACGGTGGAAGACGCGATCGCCGATACCACCGATCACGTCGCCGACATCGACGTACTGGGAGCGGCCATCCTCAAGCATCGCTACCCCGAAAACTCGGTGCTGGTATTTGTCTGCCCCCCTGATGCCAGGGTGCTGGAACAACGGATTCGGGACCGCGCCGAGGAAACCGAGGAGGAGATTAGTAGAAGGCTGCAACGAGTCCCCTTCGAGATGAAGTTTGCAGCCATGTGTGATTACCTGATCGTTAATGATAGTCTTAGCCAGGCCGTGGACGAGTTCATCGGGATCATCCGCGCCGAACGCAGCCGCCGCAACGCCCACAGCACCCGCGTCACCGCCCTGTTCTGCCACCGGGATCAGGCGCTTGTCCGCGCAGGCACAGAGACCGAATTGCCCAACACGCACATCCTCCGTAATGAAAAGGCAGAAACTGCGCTCAGCCGCCTCGCTGCCAGTGTCGGCATCGCTGCCTACCAGATCGCCCGCCAGCCACAGGCCCCTTCTGACGGCCTGGCTCCATCCCACTATGTTGTCTGCCGCCAGGACACTACTGCCCAGGTCAACCTGATCTTCTCCTGCACTGTCCTCGATCCAGTGGGCAGCCCTCCCACCGGCTGGGAATGGAAACCATTGAGCACCCTCAACCCGGATACTTTCTGTCGCTAA